The Roseibium sp. Sym1 nucleotide sequence CTGACCCTAGGAACGGCACCCGCCGTCAATGTGGAATGACATCCACCTTGTGGCTCGTCGTCTGGCCGCCGGCAGTGCGCAGGGCCCCCTTGACCGGAGCGACATCGCCGTAATCGCGTCCGTAGGCCACCACGATGTGATCCTGGCCGACCCGAAGCGCGTTGGTCGGGTCGTATTCGACCCAGCCCACATCAATGCCGCACCACGCCCGTACCCAGGCATGCATCGCATCGGCCCCTTCAAGGCGCGGCTGGCCCTTTGGCGGAATCGTGCGCAGGAAACCGCTGACATAGCCTGCCGGGATGCCGATACTCCTGAGGCAGGCAATCATGATGTGCGAGAAGTCCTGGCAAACTCCGTGACGGCGCTCGAAGGCTTCCATGACCGGCGTGTCGACCGTGGTGGCCTCCGCGTCGAATTTCAGCTCCGCATTGAGGGCCTTGCCGAGCGCCTCCACGGCGCAGAGAGTGCTCATGTCCGTCGAGGCATGCTGCTGTGCATAGTGCGCAAAGGCGGGATCGAGCGGCAGCCGCGGAGACGCTGCCAGAAAATGCAGGGGTTCGTTCGGGGCCAGCGACTGGATGCTGCCGAGTTCCCTCGGCAACAGGTTCAAGGGCGGGGAAATGTCGAATTCTTCCGGAACGGCTGTCCTGTCGACACGGGCCTTCAGCTTGAAGACAAGGTCGCTGTGGGAGCTGCGATAGGCCACATCGGTGACCGCGTTTCCGAAAAAATCGATGCGATCATGCCGTTCCGACGGCTCGGGCAGCAACTGGACCTGCCCGGCCAGAAGCCGTTGTGCGCCTGAAATGGTTGCCGGCATCAGGCGCAGGGCGTGGCGCCCGGCATTTGCCGGACTGGCATAGTTGTAGCTGATTTCAAGATTCAGGTCGTAAAGCAAAATCGTCTCGTTGCCGGCAGGGTGTTGGGTCCGGTGTACTCAAAAGCGGGGTTAAGGTCACCGGATATAGGCATCGGTCAGCTCCACGGAGAGATGGGCAATCTGGTCCCTGAGCTCTCCAAGCTTTTCGGGAACAAGCGTGTCGGGAGTGGAGATGGCCAGGCTGGTGTGGATCTGCAGCACGGAGCGCGCGAGTTCCGACAGGTGGCCGTTTTCCGACGATCCCGGCAACACGCCGACGTGATCCTTCATGTCGTTCAACTGGTAGAGCACGGAGCGCGGGTTCTTGGTGTCCATCGCCAGGAGGTCGAGCACGGTGGACTGGCTGAGGGAGACCGCGTAGCGCCGGCTCATCGACATGGCACTGTCGCCGACCTCCAGCAGCAGTTCCAGGGCACCTTCCGGCGCGTCCTCGGCCGTGAACTCGGCCAGAAGGTCGGCCATCCGGTGGGCGCGCTCCAGGGCCCGGCCAATACTCAGGAACCGCCAGCCGGTAAAGCGGTACATGTTCTCGTGCACCAGTCCCGAAAAGCCGGTGATCTTGCGCAGCAGCAGCCCCATGGCACGGGTCACGTCCGCGCTGTCGCGCATCGTTCTCCTGGCGCCGTTGGCGGACTGCGCGAGGTCGTTGAGGGCCAGCCAGCCGTCGACGGAAAAACGGTCGCGCACCTTGGACGCACTGGCAACGGCCGATTGCAGCATCTCGCAGAGGCCTTCGGGAACAGGCTCGACCGGTGCCACACCGATCTTGTCCAGGAATTCGCCTGCCTGGGCCACCAGCGGTGCCTCCGGATCGGCCGTTTCCAGTAAGCGCGCGTGATAGGCGCGCAGCAGCCGCACGGCGCCCTCGGCGCGCTCCACGTAACGGCCGAGCCAGAACAGGTTGTCGGCGGCACGGGACGGCAGGGCTCCGCTCTGGGTCTTGAAGAACGGCGATTCCGTCTGGTGCAGAAGGGTTTCCTTGACTGGTTTCTGCCCGGCGACGATCCAGACATCCGCCGCGGAGCCGCCCGCCTGCATCGCGATTGCGCTG carries:
- a CDS encoding transglutaminase family protein, which gives rise to MLYDLNLEISYNYASPANAGRHALRLMPATISGAQRLLAGQVQLLPEPSERHDRIDFFGNAVTDVAYRSSHSDLVFKLKARVDRTAVPEEFDISPPLNLLPRELGSIQSLAPNEPLHFLAASPRLPLDPAFAHYAQQHASTDMSTLCAVEALGKALNAELKFDAEATTVDTPVMEAFERRHGVCQDFSHIMIACLRSIGIPAGYVSGFLRTIPPKGQPRLEGADAMHAWVRAWCGIDVGWVEYDPTNALRVGQDHIVVAYGRDYGDVAPVKGALRTAGGQTTSHKVDVIPH